The window TGATTTTTTTCAGTATTGATATCGTAAATTAGTATTACATACATGTTTTTCACCACCAAAGTTTAAAAGCTTCATATTTTTTCTCTTCTAAAAGGTGTTTAACCAGCTTATAGCATTCTAATCTGATCAATTGCTTATAAGAAACATTCTTTTTCAAGGTTTTATGGTAAACCTTATTTTTCAATCTTTCATCATACATTCTTACAATTGTTTTCTTTGCATCTTCTTTAATGTGCGTATAATCAAGTTCCTTTTTTAAATCTTTTTCTGTTATTATATTTTTGTTTAGAAGTGTAAATATAAGCCTATCAACTATCAATGGTTTGAAAACTTCTGAAATATCCAAACTTAAAGAAAATCTTTTTTTACCAGGTTCGTGTAAGTAACTTATTGTAGGATTTAAATATGTTTTGTAAATTTCAGTGAGAGTGGTAGTATACATAATCGAATTAAGAAAAGAAATAAGCGTATTGACAAGATTGCTTGGAGGTCTTTTTACACGTTTTTCAAAAGTGTATTTTGTAATTTTTTCCCAAGATTTGTAGTATGTTTCTCTTATATTACCTTCGATTCCCATAAGCGCTTGTATGTTTTTTTGAAAACTTATTTTATTACGAAAATTTTCAATTTCTAAAAGGAATTCTTTTAATCCTTTTTTTCTGGAATTATAATATCTTAGATTTCTAAACATGTTATAAGCTGCTGAATCAACTAGTTCTTTTGCTATTTCTATTCTTTTCTGAGAGTTTATGTAATGTTCTACTTGTTTTACAAGTAAATTTCCTGATACGTATTTTTCACGAGGATAAAAACTTCCACTGTAAAAACCATAATAATTAAAAAAATGAATAGGTATACCATTTTGTGATAAAAAATCTATTAATTTGGAGTTTATTTCTAATTCTCCAAAAACAAAAATATCGTATACATTTTCAATTGGGATATACGATTTATTTTTAGATTCAAAAATTAAACTGTTATCTTTCCTTCTTAACTTACCACTTGAGAACAAATAAAATGATTTTTTCATAGTTTATACATAACAAAACTCGTAATATGCACACTTTTTACAAAATTTTGCATTAAGAACTTCTGGAATGATCTTTGAGTTTTTTATCTTTTTTATTTCATCAATTACAAATGTTATGTATTCATC of the Thermosipho atlanticus DSM 15807 genome contains:
- the cas1b gene encoding type I-B CRISPR-associated endonuclease Cas1b translates to MKKSFYLFSSGKLRRKDNSLIFESKNKSYIPIENVYDIFVFGELEINSKLIDFLSQNGIPIHFFNYYGFYSGSFYPREKYVSGNLLVKQVEHYINSQKRIEIAKELVDSAAYNMFRNLRYYNSRKKGLKEFLLEIENFRNKISFQKNIQALMGIEGNIRETYYKSWEKITKYTFEKRVKRPPSNLVNTLISFLNSIMYTTTLTEIYKTYLNPTISYLHEPGKKRFSLSLDISEVFKPLIVDRLIFTLLNKNIITEKDLKKELDYTHIKEDAKKTIVRMYDERLKNKVYHKTLKKNVSYKQLIRLECYKLVKHLLEEKKYEAFKLWW